A section of the Leptotrichia buccalis C-1013-b genome encodes:
- a CDS encoding RsmE family RNA methyltransferase yields the protein MLTVIAEKENIDENNGKILIKEKSDCNHIQNVYRLNIGDELRIIDGEYEYFTKIIEISKKEVAVKILEKNEDSYSLNINIDVAMGILKNDKMNLAIQKLTEIGVKSIIPLKTERVVVRINEKKEKWDTVARETLKQCRGVKFTEILPVKKLAEIDYKKYDKIIFAYENSNESKSLSEIIKQKDKNILYIIGPEGGIAQEEVDFLKNNKAIEISLGKRILRAETAAIVVCGIIANFYM from the coding sequence TTGTTGACTGTAATAGCGGAAAAAGAAAATATTGATGAAAATAATGGGAAAATTTTGATAAAGGAAAAGTCAGATTGTAATCACATTCAGAATGTTTATCGTCTAAATATAGGCGATGAATTGCGGATAATTGATGGAGAATATGAATATTTTACGAAAATTATTGAAATTTCAAAAAAGGAAGTTGCTGTAAAAATATTGGAAAAAAATGAAGATAGTTATTCTTTAAATATAAATATTGATGTTGCGATGGGAATTTTAAAAAATGATAAAATGAACTTGGCAATTCAAAAATTGACAGAAATTGGTGTAAAAAGCATAATTCCTTTAAAAACTGAACGTGTTGTCGTAAGAATTAACGAAAAGAAAGAAAAATGGGATACAGTTGCAAGAGAAACTTTGAAACAATGTAGAGGAGTAAAATTTACTGAAATATTACCTGTAAAAAAACTTGCGGAAATTGACTATAAAAAATATGACAAAATAATTTTTGCATATGAAAATAGCAATGAGTCAAAATCTTTATCAGAAATAATAAAACAGAAAGATAAAAATATTTTATATATAATTGGTCCAGAAGGTGGAATCGCACAAGAGGAAGTTGATTTTTTAAAAAATAATAAGGCAATAGAAATCAGTTTGGGAAAACGTATTTTAAGGGCAGAAACTGCCGCAATTGTGGTGTGTGGTATTATTGCCAATTTTTATATGTAA
- the ftsY gene encoding signal recognition particle-docking protein FtsY: MLKNFFKFGKKKKDEKQKETLENQIEKEIEDSQSEIDKIKAETEKEIKETAEEILGKNHKKAEYKEKNLKTEKIENEMEKIEETSNEKTKSKPKLKPLKDRLATPKKGFFGKLKEMLLGKTINDDLYEELEELLIQSDIGMNMTMQLVEELESSVSRKKLKTSEQIYDELKELLKAKLIYNDEENTKLKLKNGKLNILLVVGVNGVGKTTSIGKIAKKLKDSGKKVIIGAGDTFRAAAIEQVEEWGKRTGVEVVKQAHGSDPAAVIFDTVKTAKNRGFDVAILDTAGRLHNKRDLMKELEKINKIIREQSGETDFETLLVIDSTTGQNGLEQARIFNEIVDLTGIILTKFDGTAKGGIIFPITSELKKPIKFIGVGEGIEDLREFDKKEFVEAMFD; this comes from the coding sequence ATGCTGAAAAATTTTTTTAAATTTGGAAAAAAGAAAAAAGATGAAAAACAGAAAGAGACTTTGGAAAATCAGATAGAAAAAGAAATTGAGGACAGTCAAAGTGAAATAGATAAAATTAAAGCTGAAACTGAAAAGGAAATAAAAGAAACAGCAGAAGAAATTTTAGGAAAAAATCATAAAAAAGCTGAATACAAAGAAAAAAATTTGAAAACAGAAAAAATTGAAAATGAAATGGAAAAAATAGAAGAAACATCAAATGAAAAAACAAAAAGTAAACCTAAATTAAAGCCTTTAAAAGATAGACTGGCAACTCCGAAAAAAGGATTTTTTGGGAAATTAAAAGAGATGCTTTTAGGAAAAACAATAAATGATGATTTATATGAAGAATTGGAAGAATTGCTGATTCAGTCGGATATTGGAATGAATATGACGATGCAGCTGGTGGAAGAGCTGGAAAGTTCAGTTTCACGAAAAAAACTTAAAACATCGGAACAAATTTACGATGAGTTAAAAGAACTTTTAAAAGCTAAATTGATTTACAATGATGAAGAAAATACTAAGTTAAAATTAAAAAATGGAAAGCTGAATATTCTTTTAGTTGTGGGTGTAAACGGTGTTGGAAAAACTACGTCAATTGGTAAAATTGCAAAAAAATTGAAAGATAGCGGAAAAAAGGTCATTATTGGGGCTGGAGATACTTTTAGGGCGGCTGCTATTGAGCAAGTTGAGGAATGGGGAAAAAGAACAGGTGTGGAAGTTGTAAAACAGGCACATGGAAGTGATCCTGCAGCTGTAATTTTTGATACGGTGAAAACAGCCAAAAATCGTGGATTTGATGTGGCAATACTGGATACGGCTGGAAGGCTTCACAATAAGCGTGATTTGATGAAAGAACTTGAAAAAATAAATAAAATTATACGTGAACAGTCAGGAGAAACTGACTTTGAAACATTGCTTGTAATTGACAGTACGACTGGACAGAATGGATTGGAGCAGGCTAGAATATTTAATGAAATTGTAGATTTGACAGGAATTATACTCACAAAGTTTGATGGAACGGCAAAAGGTGGAATTATTTTCCCAATAACATCGGAACTGAAAAAGCCAATTAAATTTATTGGAGTTGGAGAAGGAATTGAAGACTTGCGTGAATTTGATAAAAAAGAATTTGTAGAAGCTATGTTTGATTAA
- the pta gene encoding phosphate acetyltransferase: protein MNTLTEKLKEKAKKLNKTIILPESEDERILKATEKIIAEGIAKIALVGNEKTLKEKAEKIGVSLEGAIFYNPNSCATIDAMSELLKKRREKKGMTFETAKAILMSDPRYFASMLVHQGRVDGMVAGSNSPTAHVLRAAIHVIGPRPGLKTVSSSFVMITNTPEFGDNGTFIFSDGGVIPDPTAMQLADIAISAAEKAKFTAGIKEPKVAFLSFSTKGSADGVSVSKVREAIEILKVRNVDFDFDGELQLDAAIIPEVAASKAPNSKVAGQANVLIFPDLDSGNIGYKLTQRLAKAKALGPLIQGLARPVHDLSRGCSVEDIVEVVAITAVESEM, encoded by the coding sequence ATGAACACATTAACAGAAAAGTTAAAAGAAAAAGCAAAAAAATTGAACAAAACGATTATTTTGCCAGAATCAGAAGACGAAAGAATATTAAAAGCAACTGAAAAAATTATTGCAGAAGGAATCGCAAAAATAGCTTTGGTTGGAAATGAAAAAACATTGAAGGAAAAAGCGGAAAAAATCGGAGTTTCATTGGAAGGAGCGATATTTTACAATCCTAATTCATGTGCTACAATTGATGCAATGTCAGAACTTTTGAAAAAAAGAAGGGAAAAGAAAGGTATGACATTTGAGACAGCAAAGGCGATACTTATGTCAGATCCAAGATACTTTGCATCGATGTTGGTTCATCAGGGAAGAGTAGATGGAATGGTGGCAGGTTCAAATTCACCCACAGCACATGTTTTAAGAGCTGCAATTCACGTAATTGGACCTAGACCAGGATTAAAAACTGTATCAAGTTCGTTTGTTATGATAACGAATACACCTGAATTTGGAGATAACGGAACATTTATTTTCTCAGACGGTGGAGTAATTCCTGATCCTACAGCTATGCAGCTTGCGGATATTGCCATTTCTGCAGCTGAAAAAGCTAAATTTACTGCTGGAATAAAAGAGCCAAAAGTGGCATTCTTGTCGTTTTCTACAAAAGGAAGTGCCGATGGAGTGTCTGTAAGCAAAGTAAGGGAAGCTATAGAAATTTTAAAAGTCAGAAATGTTGATTTTGATTTTGATGGGGAATTACAGCTGGATGCGGCAATTATTCCTGAAGTAGCGGCTTCAAAAGCACCTAATTCTAAGGTAGCAGGACAAGCGAATGTATTGATTTTTCCTGATTTGGATTCTGGGAATATTGGATATAAATTGACACAGAGATTGGCAAAGGCAAAAGCATTAGGACCATTAATTCAAGGATTGGCAAGACCAGTTCATGATTTATCGAGAGGCTGCAGTGTGGAAGATATTGTTGAAGTTGTAGCAATCACAGCTGTAGAATCTGAAATGTAA
- the mrdA gene encoding penicillin-binding protein 2: MRELDKEEKNVRLIAFIVFVGVVFFILIARLFVLQILNASEYAEQALQNRIRTNVIKATRGEIYDREGKLLAKNTTGYQLMHSHTQSLEVKDVALLKEIKNMTAEQIDARLSKERKMTAQRIKETIFDIRQISQLTNYPIDYLIDRFFKQQRIGTDKKILVIEDLDKETAARAIEKIDNDRIDIVEYNKRFYPEDPIASHVIGYVKPISEKEFKELEKEGYRNSDLIGKKGVERSYDKEMKGQDGKENVEVDAKGNVIRQMETTESVAGKNVYLSIDLELQKDMTDAFAGKSGAFIAMEAKTGKIITFVSNPEISLNLLSSRIPDNQWMELVNSKSKPLVNKGIAGLYPPGSTFKAITGMGILESGISPSATVTSTGQYRFGHMIFRDSHKSGHGVTNFLKSIEQSVNTYYYVFSQKVGIKNIVKYAKEFGIGSKTGIDIPGEMSGTLPSPEWKKRRFKKKEDQKWLPGDLINMSIGQGYVLVTPIQIASAYQAIANNGLQLKPTVVDRFVSYTGKVENNGPKVVRKLKVSDKNLKLLQNALKLPVSGPGGTAKILKIANYPVSAKTGTAQNSGFGDHHSWIAGYFPSDNPQIVFVSIVEGGGYGGVASGNMALRFILKYRDKYVLKKPQQEMKKQEEEKKKAQEANNNKKLAKR; the protein is encoded by the coding sequence ATGAGAGAATTAGATAAAGAAGAGAAAAATGTTCGGCTTATTGCCTTTATTGTTTTTGTAGGAGTTGTTTTTTTTATTTTAATTGCACGGCTATTTGTATTACAGATATTAAATGCTTCAGAATATGCTGAACAGGCATTGCAAAATAGAATCAGAACAAATGTGATAAAGGCCACACGTGGAGAAATTTATGATAGAGAAGGGAAACTACTTGCCAAAAATACGACTGGTTATCAGTTGATGCATTCACATACACAGTCTTTGGAAGTTAAAGATGTAGCTTTATTAAAAGAAATAAAAAATATGACGGCAGAACAAATTGATGCCAGACTTTCAAAAGAGCGTAAAATGACGGCTCAGCGTATAAAAGAAACAATATTCGATATAAGACAAATAAGTCAGCTTACAAATTATCCAATTGATTATTTGATAGATAGATTTTTTAAACAGCAAAGAATAGGGACAGATAAAAAAATTCTTGTTATTGAAGATCTGGATAAGGAAACAGCGGCAAGAGCAATTGAAAAAATCGATAATGACAGAATTGATATTGTGGAGTATAATAAAAGATTTTATCCTGAAGATCCTATTGCTTCCCATGTTATTGGATATGTAAAACCAATTAGTGAAAAAGAATTTAAGGAATTGGAAAAGGAAGGGTATAGAAATAGTGACCTGATTGGTAAAAAAGGTGTTGAACGTTCCTATGATAAAGAAATGAAGGGACAGGATGGAAAAGAAAATGTGGAAGTTGATGCTAAAGGAAATGTTATAAGACAGATGGAAACAACAGAAAGTGTTGCTGGAAAAAATGTTTATCTATCTATTGATTTAGAATTGCAAAAAGATATGACAGATGCTTTTGCAGGTAAAAGTGGAGCATTTATCGCAATGGAAGCAAAAACAGGTAAGATTATTACATTTGTTAGTAACCCTGAAATCAGTTTAAATTTATTAAGTTCTAGAATACCTGATAATCAATGGATGGAATTAGTAAACTCAAAATCAAAACCACTTGTAAATAAAGGAATTGCAGGTCTTTATCCACCAGGTTCAACTTTTAAGGCAATAACTGGAATGGGTATTTTGGAATCTGGAATTTCGCCTTCTGCCACTGTAACTTCAACAGGACAATATAGATTTGGTCATATGATATTCAGAGATTCGCATAAATCAGGACATGGAGTTACCAACTTCTTAAAATCTATTGAGCAGTCAGTAAATACCTATTATTATGTTTTTTCTCAAAAAGTAGGAATAAAAAATATAGTAAAATATGCTAAAGAATTTGGAATTGGTTCTAAAACTGGCATTGATATTCCAGGGGAAATGTCAGGAACATTACCAAGCCCAGAATGGAAAAAACGTAGATTTAAGAAAAAAGAGGACCAAAAATGGCTACCTGGAGATTTGATAAATATGTCGATTGGGCAAGGTTATGTACTTGTAACTCCAATTCAAATAGCTTCAGCTTATCAAGCTATCGCAAATAATGGACTGCAATTAAAGCCAACTGTTGTAGATAGATTTGTATCTTATACAGGAAAAGTTGAAAATAATGGTCCAAAAGTAGTAAGAAAATTAAAAGTAAGCGACAAAAATTTAAAATTATTACAAAATGCCTTGAAATTACCTGTAAGTGGACCAGGAGGTACAGCAAAAATACTTAAAATAGCAAATTATCCAGTTTCAGCAAAAACAGGAACCGCACAAAATTCAGGATTTGGTGACCATCACTCGTGGATTGCAGGATATTTTCCATCGGATAATCCTCAAATTGTTTTTGTATCAATTGTAGAAGGTGGAGGATACGGGGGAGTAGCTTCTGGAAATATGGCACTTAGATTTATATTAAAATATAGAGATAAATATGTATTGAAAAAACCGCAACAGGAAATGAAAAAACAAGAGGAAGAAAAGAAAAAAGCTCAGGAAGCAAATAATAATAAAAAATTAGCTAAAAGATAA
- the rsfS gene encoding ribosome silencing factor, producing MSEINNSYEKQVQEIIAIMEDKKAQDIKVYDMRGKSPFFDYSILCTGSSSRNIEAIATDIKKSLDNVRNVEGLDEANWVLIDAGDMVISVFSKDARDYYRLDDFYNGVNAEENKEEIE from the coding sequence ATGAGTGAAATAAATAACAGTTATGAAAAGCAAGTTCAAGAGATAATTGCTATTATGGAGGATAAGAAGGCACAGGATATAAAGGTGTATGATATGAGAGGAAAATCACCATTTTTTGATTATTCAATCTTGTGTACGGGAAGTTCTTCGAGAAATATTGAAGCAATAGCGACAGATATAAAAAAAAGTTTGGATAATGTAAGAAATGTGGAAGGGCTTGATGAAGCGAACTGGGTACTTATTGATGCGGGAGATATGGTTATTAGTGTGTTTAGTAAGGATGCTAGGGATTATTACAGGCTAGATGATTTTTATAATGGTGTAAATGCAGAAGAAAATAAAGAAGAAATTGAATAA
- a CDS encoding acetate/propionate family kinase, whose amino-acid sequence MKVLVINCGSSSAKFELIDMTNEQSLAKGNCERIGIANPIFSYKNLLTGEKIDKMEVPMENHTVAVELILKTLQDEKIGVISTVDEIDSIGHRIVHGGEYYEKSVIVDDEVIKNLEEIAPLAPLHNPAHIMGIKVIQKLLPGKKNVVVFDTAFHQTMPAKAYMYPYPYEDYTDLKVRKYGFHGTSHRYVSEVAREMLGKEDSKIIVCHLGNGASISAVQNGKVVDTSMGMTPLAGVMMGTRTGDVDPASVIYIMRKRGLSLDEMNNRMNKKSGILGIIGTSSDFRDLDTAKKAGDEKAILAYEMFCYRIQLYIGAYVAAMNGIDAIAFTGGIGENSVGAKQYICDALSYFGIELDKEKNAQRLPGNVELSTKNSKVKIYKIETAEELVIARDTYKLTK is encoded by the coding sequence ATGAAAGTTTTAGTAATAAATTGTGGGAGTTCATCAGCAAAGTTTGAACTTATTGACATGACAAATGAGCAATCATTAGCTAAGGGGAATTGTGAGAGGATAGGAATTGCCAATCCTATTTTTAGCTATAAAAATCTGCTTACTGGCGAAAAAATTGATAAAATGGAAGTTCCTATGGAAAACCATACTGTTGCAGTAGAACTGATTTTAAAAACGCTTCAAGATGAAAAAATAGGAGTAATTTCAACTGTGGATGAAATTGATTCGATAGGACATAGAATTGTCCATGGGGGAGAATATTATGAAAAATCTGTAATTGTAGACGATGAAGTTATAAAAAATCTTGAAGAAATTGCGCCGCTTGCTCCTTTGCACAACCCAGCACACATAATGGGAATAAAGGTTATTCAAAAATTACTTCCTGGTAAAAAGAATGTAGTTGTATTTGACACAGCTTTCCATCAGACAATGCCAGCAAAGGCGTACATGTATCCTTATCCTTACGAAGACTATACTGATTTGAAAGTAAGAAAATATGGATTTCATGGAACTTCTCACAGATATGTAAGTGAAGTGGCAAGAGAAATGTTAGGAAAAGAGGACTCAAAAATTATAGTTTGCCATCTTGGGAATGGAGCGAGCATTTCAGCAGTTCAAAATGGTAAAGTTGTAGATACATCAATGGGAATGACACCGCTTGCAGGAGTTATGATGGGAACTAGAACAGGAGATGTAGATCCTGCTTCTGTTATTTATATTATGAGAAAAAGAGGACTATCTTTGGATGAAATGAATAACAGAATGAACAAGAAGTCTGGAATTTTGGGAATAATAGGAACAAGTTCAGATTTTCGTGATTTAGATACAGCTAAAAAAGCTGGGGATGAAAAAGCTATTTTAGCTTATGAAATGTTCTGCTACAGAATACAGCTTTATATTGGAGCTTACGTTGCAGCAATGAACGGTATTGACGCAATCGCCTTTACAGGTGGAATTGGGGAAAATTCAGTTGGAGCGAAACAGTATATCTGTGATGCGCTTTCATATTTTGGAATTGAACTGGACAAAGAAAAGAATGCACAGAGATTGCCAGGAAACGTGGAATTATCAACAAAAAATTCAAAAGTTAAAATTTACAAGATTGAAACGGCAGAAGAGCTTGTAATAGCAAGAGACACTTACAAATTAACGAAATAA
- a CDS encoding ribonuclease J, protein MSEKEKNDIGNQILKRNFSKKEDINKIKSSMKRFRRKNTNRRHLDEKNEIRYIPRVNDRNRHVDREVDGKEEKMYVIPLGGIEEVGKNMTAFQYKDEIIVVDAGLTFPEDEHLGIDVIIPDFSYLESNKHKIKGLLLTHGHEDHIGAIPYFYQKLGSENIPMYGGRLTLALARAKFEKKDAKLPKEKVISGRTILKVSKYFTVEFISVTHSIADCYAICIKTPAATILHSGDFKVDLTPVDGEGFDFGRLAQLGEEGVDLLLSDSTNAQIPGFTPSERTVGESLKDEFSKAEGRIILAAFASHVHRLQQIVNIATKHGRKIAIDGRSMVKIFEICSNLGYLKIPKDIMIDIDKVETYPADRVLILCTGTQGEPLAALSRIANGTHKYISLREGDTVVISATPIPGNEKAATKNINQLMKRDANVVFEKGIGIHVSGHGCQEEQKLMINLVKPKFFLPVHGEYAMIKKHKELAIAVGVPEKNILLSENGAKLELTKSNFRSVGKVPSGAVFIDGFGIGDIGNAVLKDRQNLADDGIVIISISQYRNGKFNKQVELVTRGFVYNKDAESLLSETKEIVKAELNSMENEGIKEIGKIKQKLRAKVGEFLNKETDREPIILPIIMEV, encoded by the coding sequence ATGTCAGAAAAAGAAAAAAATGATATTGGTAATCAAATCTTAAAAAGAAATTTTTCAAAAAAAGAAGATATTAATAAAATAAAATCTTCCATGAAGAGATTTAGAAGAAAAAATACCAATAGAAGACATTTAGATGAAAAAAACGAGATACGTTATATTCCAAGAGTAAACGACAGGAACAGACACGTAGACAGAGAAGTGGATGGAAAAGAAGAAAAGATGTACGTAATTCCACTTGGAGGAATTGAGGAAGTCGGAAAAAATATGACAGCATTTCAATATAAAGATGAGATTATTGTTGTGGATGCCGGATTGACTTTTCCAGAAGATGAGCATTTAGGAATAGATGTTATTATTCCAGATTTTTCATATCTGGAATCAAATAAACACAAAATAAAAGGATTACTTTTAACGCATGGACACGAAGACCATATTGGAGCAATACCTTATTTTTATCAAAAATTAGGTTCGGAAAATATTCCAATGTATGGTGGAAGATTGACGCTTGCATTAGCAAGAGCAAAATTTGAAAAAAAAGATGCAAAATTGCCAAAAGAAAAAGTTATTAGCGGAAGAACTATCTTAAAAGTATCAAAATACTTTACAGTAGAATTTATAAGTGTAACTCACAGTATTGCTGACTGTTATGCAATCTGTATAAAAACTCCAGCAGCAACAATTTTACATTCTGGAGATTTTAAAGTGGATTTGACACCAGTTGATGGAGAAGGATTTGATTTTGGAAGATTGGCTCAGCTGGGAGAAGAAGGTGTGGATTTATTGCTTTCAGACAGTACAAATGCACAAATTCCAGGATTTACACCATCAGAACGAACAGTTGGAGAAAGTTTGAAAGACGAATTTTCAAAAGCCGAAGGAAGAATTATTTTAGCTGCATTTGCTTCACACGTGCATAGATTACAACAAATCGTAAATATTGCAACAAAACACGGAAGAAAAATCGCAATTGACGGAAGAAGCATGGTAAAAATCTTTGAAATTTGTTCAAATCTTGGATATTTGAAAATACCAAAGGATATAATGATTGATATTGATAAAGTTGAAACATATCCAGCTGATAGAGTGCTTATCTTATGTACCGGAACACAAGGTGAACCGCTTGCAGCACTTTCAAGAATTGCAAATGGAACGCATAAGTATATTTCGTTAAGGGAAGGAGATACAGTTGTAATTTCAGCAACACCGATTCCAGGAAATGAGAAGGCTGCGACTAAAAATATTAATCAGTTAATGAAACGTGATGCAAATGTAGTTTTTGAAAAAGGAATAGGAATCCATGTATCAGGACACGGTTGTCAAGAAGAACAGAAATTAATGATAAACCTTGTAAAACCAAAATTTTTCCTACCAGTACATGGAGAATATGCAATGATTAAAAAACATAAGGAACTGGCAATAGCGGTAGGAGTTCCTGAAAAAAATATTCTTTTATCAGAAAATGGGGCAAAATTAGAATTGACTAAAAGTAATTTTAGAAGTGTTGGAAAAGTTCCTAGTGGAGCTGTATTTATTGATGGATTTGGAATCGGAGACATTGGAAATGCTGTATTAAAAGATAGACAAAATCTGGCAGATGATGGAATTGTTATTATTTCAATTTCACAATATAGAAATGGAAAATTCAATAAGCAAGTAGAACTTGTAACACGTGGATTTGTGTATAATAAAGATGCAGAAAGCTTGCTTTCTGAAACAAAGGAAATTGTTAAAGCAGAACTTAACAGCATGGAAAATGAAGGAATAAAAGAAATTGGTAAGATTAAGCAAAAATTAAGAGCAAAAGTAGGAGAGTTTTTAAATAAGGAAACAGACAGGGAGCCAATAATTTTGCCAATCATAATGGAGGTTTAG
- a CDS encoding flavodoxin domain-containing protein, producing the protein MATLNIIYYTGTGNTADMAKYIGEGAENAGAAVRLINVEEADESAVNADFVAFGSPAGGAEEVAPEMVEFIEGIKDKILGKTVGLFGSYDWGQGGWMETWREEMINEGFSIVNDGLIIHLAVDDDEKVEKCKEYGRVIVG; encoded by the coding sequence ATGGCAACATTAAATATAATTTATTACACAGGTACTGGAAATACTGCAGATATGGCAAAATACATTGGCGAAGGTGCAGAAAATGCTGGAGCCGCTGTAAGACTGATAAATGTGGAAGAAGCTGATGAAAGTGCAGTTAATGCTGATTTTGTAGCATTCGGATCGCCTGCTGGAGGAGCAGAAGAAGTTGCACCTGAAATGGTAGAATTTATTGAAGGGATAAAAGACAAGATTCTTGGAAAAACAGTTGGGCTTTTTGGCTCCTATGACTGGGGACAAGGCGGATGGATGGAGACTTGGCGTGAAGAAATGATAAATGAAGGATTTTCTATTGTAAATGACGGACTTATCATTCATCTGGCTGTTGATGATGATGAAAAAGTTGAGAAATGCAAGGAATACGGAAGAGTAATAGTTGGTTAG
- a CDS encoding DUF445 domain-containing protein, giving the protein MGNLLIQLAIMVFVGILIGWFTNYLAIKLLFRPYKEINLLFFKIQGLIPKNRDRISVNIAETIEKELISVEYITEKLKNGNAFNDDILDKLLDKIIGEKLKNSVLEKNPLLKMFLNDSLIEKIKSYFKKSILENKEEIVEEIIKIAKDKINFKEIMLEKMKNFSLEEMEQIILSVSKNELKHIEIIGGVLGGVIALFQFFIMLLLKQI; this is encoded by the coding sequence TTGGGAAATTTATTAATACAGCTTGCCATAATGGTTTTTGTCGGAATACTTATAGGATGGTTTACAAATTATCTGGCAATAAAGCTGCTATTCAGGCCTTATAAGGAAATAAACCTGCTATTTTTTAAAATACAGGGACTAATCCCTAAAAATCGGGACAGAATTTCAGTAAACATTGCTGAAACAATAGAAAAGGAACTTATCTCAGTGGAATACATTACTGAAAAGCTAAAAAATGGCAATGCTTTTAACGATGATATTCTGGATAAACTGCTTGACAAAATTATAGGCGAAAAGCTGAAAAATAGTGTATTAGAAAAAAATCCGCTATTAAAAATGTTTTTAAATGATTCATTAATAGAAAAAATAAAATCATATTTTAAAAAGTCAATTTTGGAAAACAAAGAGGAAATAGTGGAAGAGATAATAAAAATCGCAAAAGATAAAATAAACTTTAAAGAAATAATGTTGGAAAAAATGAAAAACTTTTCACTGGAAGAAATGGAACAAATTATTTTATCCGTATCTAAAAATGAATTAAAGCATATTGAAATTATTGGCGGAGTATTGGGAGGAGTAATTGCATTATTTCAGTTTTTTATAATGCTATTACTAAAACAGATATAA
- the ruvB gene encoding Holliday junction branch migration DNA helicase RuvB, producing the protein MNEERILEPKELGEDNIQRSLRPRTFKEYIGQQDLKEKMNIFIKAAKMRNESLDHILLYGPPGLGKTTLAGVIATEMGVNLKITTGPVLEKAGDLAAILTSLEENDILFIDEIHRLNTSVEEILYPAMEDGELDILIGKGPSARSIRVELPRFTLIGATTRAGQLSTPLRDRFGVTHRMEYYQLEELKEIIRRGANILNISYDEDGITEIAKRSRGTPRIANRLLKRARDFALVEGSGVLEKESVDGILRLLGVDDNGLDELDRNILLSIINVYNGGPVGIETLSLLLGEDRRTIEEVYEPYLVKIGFIKRTPRGRVVTEFGYRHLGIEKIFGEKGK; encoded by the coding sequence ATGAATGAGGAAAGAATATTGGAACCTAAGGAATTAGGGGAAGACAATATTCAAAGAAGTTTACGGCCAAGAACTTTTAAGGAATATATTGGCCAGCAGGATTTGAAAGAGAAAATGAATATATTTATAAAGGCTGCTAAAATGAGGAATGAATCGCTTGATCACATTTTGCTATATGGGCCTCCAGGACTGGGGAAAACTACCCTTGCGGGAGTTATTGCCACAGAAATGGGAGTGAACTTGAAGATAACAACTGGGCCTGTACTGGAGAAAGCGGGAGATTTAGCGGCTATTTTGACGTCTTTGGAGGAAAATGATATTTTGTTTATTGATGAGATTCATAGATTGAATACATCGGTGGAGGAAATTTTATATCCTGCAATGGAAGACGGGGAACTGGATATTCTTATTGGGAAAGGACCGTCTGCGAGAAGTATTCGTGTGGAATTGCCACGATTTACGCTAATTGGGGCGACTACGAGGGCAGGACAGCTAAGTACACCGCTTCGTGATAGATTTGGAGTTACTCATAGGATGGAATACTATCAATTAGAAGAATTGAAGGAAATTATACGACGAGGGGCAAATATTCTTAATATTTCATATGACGAGGACGGAATTACGGAAATTGCCAAAAGAAGCCGAGGAACACCTAGAATTGCAAATAGGCTATTGAAAAGGGCAAGGGACTTTGCACTGGTGGAAGGTTCAGGTGTTTTGGAAAAGGAAAGTGTTGATGGTATTCTAAGGCTTCTGGGAGTGGATGATAATGGACTTGATGAATTAGACAGGAATATTTTGCTTTCAATTATAAATGTGTACAATGGTGGGCCTGTCGGAATCGAAACATTGTCGCTTTTACTCGGGGAAGACAGACGGACGATAGAGGAAGTTTATGAGCCGTATTTAGTGAAAATAGGGTTTATAAAAAGAACTCCACGTGGAAGAGTTGTAACGGAGTTTGGATATAGACATTTGGGAATTGAAAAAATATTTGGTGAAAAAGGAAAATAA